In the Bacteroidales bacterium genome, one interval contains:
- a CDS encoding hotdog domain-containing protein → MVYISTKVCKTSDIGVKGNLFGGTMLSWLDEAGASLASYICSTPNMITLKMDEVTFKKPVKMGHHIRIYGEVKRIGTTSITLLVEARRYDFPSRGEETVCSTYITFVKIDDAGKAVPIEASVKEMITREYLL, encoded by the coding sequence ATGGTGTATATTTCAACCAAGGTTTGCAAAACCAGCGATATTGGGGTGAAAGGCAACCTGTTCGGTGGCACGATGCTGTCGTGGCTGGATGAGGCCGGCGCATCGCTGGCCAGTTATATATGTTCTACCCCCAATATGATCACCCTGAAAATGGATGAAGTGACCTTTAAGAAACCCGTCAAAATGGGTCACCACATCCGGATCTACGGTGAGGTCAAGCGCATTGGTACCACCTCCATAACCCTGCTCGTGGAGGCTCGACGCTATGATTTCCCTTCCCGCGGGGAAGAGACCGTCTGCTCAACGTATATCACGTTTGTCAAGATTGACGATGCAGGGAAGGCAGTCCCCATTGAGGCATCGGTGAAAGAAATGATCACCAGGGAATACCTTTTGTAA
- a CDS encoding glycyl-radical enzyme activating protein: MKGIIFDIKHFSIHDGPGIRTTVFFKGCPLRCWWCHNPESQAKHEEVVIRERSLDGRAYRTEEVSGRWVEASEVMREIEKDGIYYDQSGGGITFSGGEPLMQPEFLLELLRLAKERGYHTALDTCGHVSETVLEQVMNHVDLFLYDLKLVDSEDHLKYTGVTNEKVLKNLMFLSEMGKKVDIRIPVIPGITDTQKNVVALRDLLLELNGLEQIDLLPYHLIAKSKYQRFKMNYKLEELQEPSMEKLNELKKIFEGIGMKVTIGG; the protein is encoded by the coding sequence GTGAAAGGTATTATATTCGATATCAAGCATTTTTCCATCCATGACGGGCCGGGCATACGAACGACCGTCTTTTTCAAAGGATGTCCGCTGCGGTGCTGGTGGTGCCACAATCCGGAGAGCCAGGCAAAACACGAAGAAGTGGTTATCAGGGAGCGGTCACTGGATGGAAGGGCTTACAGGACGGAAGAAGTGTCGGGCCGATGGGTGGAAGCCAGTGAGGTAATGAGGGAGATCGAAAAGGATGGCATCTATTATGACCAGTCAGGCGGAGGGATCACTTTCTCAGGAGGGGAGCCATTGATGCAGCCGGAATTTCTCCTGGAACTTCTCCGGCTGGCAAAGGAGAGGGGATACCACACCGCACTTGACACCTGCGGACATGTTTCTGAAACAGTTCTCGAGCAGGTGATGAACCATGTTGACCTTTTTTTATATGACCTGAAACTTGTTGATTCTGAGGATCATCTGAAATACACCGGCGTGACGAACGAAAAGGTATTGAAGAATCTGATGTTTCTTTCGGAAATGGGTAAAAAGGTCGACATCCGAATACCGGTCATTCCGGGAATAACCGATACGCAAAAAAACGTTGTCGCCCTGCGTGACCTGCTCCTAGAGCTGAACGGGCTGGAACAGATCGACCTTCTGCCCTATCACCTGATTGCAAAGAGCAAATATCAAAGGTTTAAGATGAATTATAAGCTGGAGGAATTACAGGAACCCTCGATGGAGAAACTCAACGAGTTGAAGAAGATTTTTGAGGGCATTGGAATGAAGGTGACGATAGGGGGGTGA